A stretch of Exiguobacterium sp. BMC-KP DNA encodes these proteins:
- the ptsG gene encoding glucose-specific PTS transporter subunit IIBC: MWKNVFGVLQRIGKALMLPVAILPAAGLLLAFGTAFQNPNLTQYLPFLENDSLVVIWRVMQDAGDIIFANLGLLFAVGVAIGLANGEGVAGLAAIVGFLIMNKVISSFLQITPEKITEAQKASDLSYATVLGIPTLQMGVFGGIIAGLIAAYSYNKFFKIKLPDFLGFFAGKRFVPIATALFSLVAGFALSYIWPPIGTGINTFSKTIIEANEPLSAFIFGLVERSLIPFGLHHIWYSSFWFQFGEYTDKAGTIINGDQRIFFAQLKDGVPFTAGTYMTGKYPFMMFGLPAACLAMYHTVAKDRRKAVEGLYFSAALTSFLTGITEPVEFSFVFVAPLLFAVHAVFAGLSFMIMDLLNVKIGMTFSGGLIDYTLFGILPNRTSWWLVIPVGLVFAVIYYFGFRFVITKFDLKIPGREAIKEGAATSTAQAGDLPYEILQAFGGPSNIKHLDACITRLRITVNDKSGVNKERLKELGAAGVLEVGDNVQAIFGPKSDGIKTEMADIMKDPNYKPKETPEADPIPQVPTGDEARTSGNGAVDTGPLAGDRGGAYVPEDGYVAPLSGIIRSLDDVPDQVFSGRMMGDGYAIEPTEGYVVSPVSGEITTFFPTKHAIGILADNGDEILIHIGIDTVSLEGKGFEALAKAGDRVEPGTPLLNVDLEQVRPLVPSLLTPIIVTNSGDRKVDVDVGRTVEAGEAISYRVE, from the coding sequence GAGTCATGCAGGATGCAGGTGATATCATCTTTGCAAACCTCGGATTACTGTTTGCCGTCGGGGTCGCGATTGGTCTTGCGAACGGAGAAGGGGTCGCCGGCTTAGCAGCCATCGTCGGTTTCTTGATCATGAACAAGGTCATCAGTTCATTCTTACAGATTACACCCGAAAAAATCACGGAAGCACAAAAGGCGAGTGACTTGTCGTATGCGACGGTCCTTGGGATACCGACCTTGCAGATGGGGGTATTCGGAGGGATCATTGCCGGTTTGATAGCAGCGTACAGTTATAATAAATTCTTTAAAATCAAACTACCTGATTTCCTCGGATTCTTTGCAGGAAAACGTTTTGTTCCGATTGCCACTGCTTTATTCAGTCTTGTCGCAGGTTTTGCGCTCTCGTATATTTGGCCACCAATCGGGACAGGCATCAATACGTTCTCAAAAACAATCATTGAAGCAAATGAACCGCTGTCTGCCTTCATCTTTGGACTCGTCGAACGTTCGTTGATTCCGTTTGGACTTCACCATATTTGGTATTCAAGTTTTTGGTTCCAGTTTGGTGAATATACGGATAAAGCCGGAACGATTATCAACGGGGATCAGCGGATCTTCTTCGCACAATTAAAGGATGGTGTACCATTCACGGCAGGAACATATATGACCGGGAAATATCCATTCATGATGTTTGGTCTGCCGGCAGCCTGTCTTGCGATGTACCATACTGTTGCGAAGGATCGTCGTAAAGCCGTCGAAGGTTTGTATTTCTCGGCTGCCTTGACTTCTTTCCTAACTGGTATCACTGAGCCAGTTGAGTTTTCATTCGTATTCGTTGCACCACTCTTGTTTGCTGTTCACGCAGTCTTTGCTGGACTTTCATTCATGATCATGGATTTATTGAACGTCAAGATCGGGATGACGTTCTCGGGTGGATTGATTGACTATACGTTATTCGGAATTCTACCGAACCGAACCTCGTGGTGGCTCGTCATTCCAGTCGGTCTTGTCTTCGCCGTCATCTATTACTTCGGATTCCGTTTCGTCATCACGAAGTTTGATCTAAAGATTCCGGGACGCGAAGCGATTAAAGAAGGTGCCGCTACCTCAACGGCACAAGCAGGCGATCTACCGTATGAAATTCTACAAGCATTCGGTGGTCCATCAAACATTAAACATTTAGATGCTTGTATCACACGACTTCGGATTACGGTCAATGATAAATCAGGCGTCAACAAAGAGCGCTTGAAAGAACTTGGTGCTGCCGGTGTTCTTGAAGTCGGAGATAACGTCCAGGCGATCTTTGGACCGAAATCCGATGGTATCAAGACAGAGATGGCAGACATCATGAAAGATCCAAACTATAAACCAAAAGAAACACCGGAAGCTGATCCAATTCCACAAGTACCAACAGGGGATGAGGCACGGACATCTGGAAATGGTGCAGTAGATACCGGTCCACTCGCTGGAGATCGTGGTGGGGCTTACGTGCCTGAAGATGGATATGTCGCACCGCTAAGCGGTATCATTCGTTCTCTCGATGATGTACCGGACCAAGTCTTTTCCGGTCGCATGATGGGTGACGGATATGCAATCGAACCAACGGAAGGATATGTCGTCTCTCCGGTTTCTGGTGAGATCACGACGTTCTTCCCTACGAAACATGCAATCGGAATTCTTGCGGATAATGGAGATGAAATCTTAATCCACATCGGTATTGATACGGTGTCACTCGAAGGAAAAGGATTCGAGGCGTTGGCGAAAGCCGGCGATCGTGTCGAACCGGGGACACCACTTCTCAATGTCGATCTTGAACAAGTACGACCACTCGTACCATCATTACTGACACCAATCATCGTCACAAACAGTGGCGATCGAAAAGTCGACGTTGATGTCGGACGGACGGTCGAAGCCGGAGAAGCGATTTCGTATCGAGTAGAATAA
- a CDS encoding DUF429 domain-containing protein has product MNVIGIDAAKAGWVVVMYKNGRYTGSVEPTLAQIPIADRIWIDMPIGLTEGRRETDQLLRQELRPGRTSSVFNAPFLSALTASTYMEANDLAKQHAGIGLSKQAWYLLPKIREVRHAYRSEMIEAHPEVCFARLAGHPARFSKKMTEGIAERIELLERFDCPPLWEQRHSHVAIDDWLDACLLATGARYPCDFLPASQPVDPEGYPLYAAAPKNHPHRNGVGDPLTKSQM; this is encoded by the coding sequence ATGAACGTCATCGGGATTGACGCTGCGAAGGCGGGGTGGGTCGTCGTCATGTACAAAAATGGTCGTTATACGGGATCCGTCGAACCGACGCTTGCACAGATTCCGATCGCTGACCGGATTTGGATCGACATGCCGATTGGCTTGACCGAGGGACGACGGGAAACGGATCAACTGTTGCGACAGGAATTACGCCCCGGGCGAACGAGTAGTGTCTTTAATGCACCGTTCCTCAGTGCGTTGACTGCTTCAACTTATATGGAAGCAAATGATTTGGCAAAACAACATGCTGGCATCGGGCTTTCAAAACAAGCATGGTATCTCTTACCGAAAATTCGGGAAGTCCGTCATGCATATCGGAGCGAAATGATTGAAGCGCATCCGGAAGTTTGCTTCGCGCGACTCGCTGGTCATCCGGCACGTTTCTCAAAAAAGATGACAGAAGGCATCGCAGAACGAATCGAATTGCTCGAGCGCTTTGATTGTCCGCCGCTATGGGAACAGCGTCACTCACATGTTGCAATCGATGATTGGCTGGATGCGTGTCTACTTGCGACCGGTGCCCGTTATCCGTGCGATTTTCTACCGGCAAGTCAGCCGGTGGATCCGGAAGGATATCCTTTATATGCAGCAGCACCAAAAAATCACCCTCACCGAAATGGTGTGGGTGATCCTTTGACAAAGTCCCAGATGTAA
- the ptsP gene encoding phosphoenolpyruvate--protein phosphotransferase, with the protein MAQHIKGIGASAGIAIAKAFVMETPVFEIPSHKIEDAAAEKERFQAAIAKSKTELEVIRENTLQELGPDKAEIFSAHLLILEDPEIVSQVNAKIEDEQANAAKALDEVANMMVMIFESMDNEYMRERAADVRDVTKRTMAHLLGITFVTPAQINEEVIIIAEDLTPSDTAQLNRKYAKGFATNIGGRTSHSAIMSRSLEIPAVVGTKVVLTDVKHGDLLILDGAEGDVIVNPSEEQVAEYEAKRAAYIAQKEEWKKLKNEKTMTADGHHVELAANIGTPNDVKGVLENGAEAVGLYRTEFLYMDAETFPTEDEQFTAYKTVLESMGDKKVVIRTLDIGGDKELSYLDLPHEMNPFLGYRAIRLCLDQTDLFRTQLRALLRASAYGKLAVMFPMIATIEEFRAAKALLLEEKANLQAEGVTVSEDIEVGMMVEIPATAVMARQFAKEVDFFSVGTNDLIQYTMAADRMNEKVSYLYQPFNPAILNLLNNVITEAHKAGKWVGMCGEMAGEELALPILLGLGLDEFSMSASSVLRARSLMTRLNKSECEAIVEQVLDMDTAEEVVDFLSTTFDIKK; encoded by the coding sequence ATGGCACAACATATCAAGGGAATTGGCGCTTCTGCAGGGATCGCGATTGCAAAGGCATTCGTGATGGAAACACCGGTCTTTGAAATTCCATCGCACAAAATCGAGGATGCAGCTGCGGAAAAAGAACGTTTCCAAGCAGCGATTGCAAAATCGAAGACGGAACTCGAAGTCATTCGTGAAAATACCTTACAAGAATTAGGTCCAGATAAAGCAGAGATTTTCTCAGCTCACCTTCTTATTTTAGAAGATCCGGAAATCGTTAGTCAGGTGAACGCAAAAATCGAGGACGAACAAGCAAATGCTGCGAAAGCACTCGATGAAGTCGCGAACATGATGGTCATGATTTTCGAATCAATGGATAACGAATACATGCGCGAACGTGCAGCAGACGTCCGTGACGTTACAAAACGGACGATGGCTCACCTTCTTGGTATCACGTTCGTTACTCCAGCTCAAATCAACGAAGAAGTCATCATCATCGCGGAAGACTTGACGCCTTCAGATACAGCTCAATTGAACCGTAAATATGCAAAAGGTTTCGCAACGAACATTGGTGGCCGGACATCGCACTCTGCCATCATGTCACGTTCACTCGAAATCCCAGCAGTCGTCGGAACAAAAGTTGTTTTAACGGACGTTAAGCACGGCGATCTTCTCATCCTTGATGGTGCGGAAGGTGACGTCATCGTCAACCCAAGCGAAGAGCAAGTGGCTGAGTATGAAGCAAAACGTGCAGCATACATCGCACAAAAAGAAGAGTGGAAAAAACTCAAGAATGAAAAAACAATGACAGCTGACGGTCATCACGTCGAGCTCGCTGCAAACATCGGTACACCAAACGATGTCAAAGGCGTTCTTGAGAACGGTGCAGAAGCAGTCGGTCTCTACCGTACGGAATTCCTCTACATGGATGCAGAGACGTTCCCAACGGAAGACGAGCAGTTCACAGCATACAAAACGGTTCTCGAATCAATGGGCGATAAAAAAGTCGTCATCCGGACACTCGATATCGGTGGCGACAAAGAATTGTCGTACCTTGATCTCCCACACGAGATGAACCCGTTCCTCGGTTACCGTGCGATCCGTCTCTGTCTCGATCAAACAGACTTGTTCCGTACGCAATTGCGCGCACTTCTTCGTGCAAGTGCATACGGCAAACTCGCTGTCATGTTCCCGATGATCGCAACGATTGAAGAGTTCCGTGCTGCAAAAGCACTTCTCCTTGAAGAGAAAGCAAATCTCCAAGCTGAAGGCGTTACAGTATCAGAAGACATCGAAGTCGGTATGATGGTCGAGATCCCAGCAACTGCGGTCATGGCTCGTCAGTTCGCAAAAGAAGTCGATTTCTTCTCAGTCGGAACGAACGATTTGATTCAATATACGATGGCAGCAGACCGGATGAACGAAAAAGTATCATACCTTTACCAACCGTTCAACCCAGCGATCTTGAACCTCTTGAACAACGTCATCACTGAAGCACACAAAGCAGGCAAATGGGTCGGCATGTGTGGTGAGATGGCCGGAGAAGAATTGGCACTTCCGATCCTTCTTGGTCTTGGTCTTGATGAGTTCTCGATGTCAGCATCATCTGTCCTTCGCGCACGTAGCTTGATGACACGCCTCAACAAGTCAGAATGTGAAGCAATCGTTGAGCAAGTTCTCGATATGGATACAGCAGAAGAAGTCGTCGACTTCCTCAGCACGACATTCGATATCAAAAAATAA
- a CDS encoding leucyl aminopeptidase, giving the protein MQTNQSVDVLVVGISGNQPLDERLQALYGDKLEEWVRQGDISTKRGELRLLPTLTGDVARVLFVGLGKVDQLAQDDLRRLLGKAAQHVKTRRLEHVTVDATTFPGQPVELIAETFTLATYEVKHYKTSPSKAYTLHLTVLPSEEEATRRGTVLAEATNLARRLVTMPGNLLTAPALADEARFIAERHGHDLRIIDKEEMEALGMGALLAVNQGSVIPPKLIVLEYKGSAEAPIAVVGKGVTFDTGGYSIKPKDGIVGMKGDMGGAAAVLGLFEALGQLKPDVHVIGVIPATDNMISGDAFKPDDVITSMAGKTIEVLNTDAEGRLVLADAVTYVKEYQPKAIIDLATLTGGVLVALGTEITGALTNDASLYERFEQVTKETNEMVWQMPYVDAFIKQVRRSDVADLNNSPGRMGHMIFGGAFVGEFVGDTPWLHLDIAGTSEQNQASEIGPKGATGVMVRSLYRFVEQEK; this is encoded by the coding sequence ATGCAAACGAATCAATCCGTAGACGTACTCGTTGTCGGGATTTCAGGAAATCAACCACTCGATGAACGGTTACAAGCATTATATGGTGACAAATTAGAGGAGTGGGTCCGTCAAGGCGACATCTCAACGAAACGAGGAGAACTGCGCTTGTTGCCAACATTAACGGGAGACGTCGCGCGAGTCTTGTTCGTTGGACTCGGGAAAGTCGATCAACTCGCGCAAGATGATTTACGGCGCTTACTCGGAAAAGCAGCACAACATGTCAAAACACGTCGCTTAGAACATGTTACGGTCGACGCAACGACATTCCCAGGACAACCTGTCGAACTGATTGCCGAGACATTTACCCTCGCTACATATGAGGTCAAGCATTATAAGACGTCTCCTTCCAAAGCATATACGTTACATCTGACGGTCTTACCTTCAGAGGAAGAAGCAACACGCCGTGGAACGGTCTTGGCTGAAGCGACGAACTTAGCGCGTCGTCTCGTAACGATGCCAGGGAATCTCTTAACAGCTCCGGCGCTTGCGGACGAAGCGCGTTTCATCGCGGAACGTCATGGACATGACCTCCGGATCATTGATAAGGAAGAGATGGAAGCACTTGGCATGGGCGCCTTGCTTGCCGTCAACCAAGGATCCGTCATTCCACCGAAATTGATCGTTCTTGAATATAAAGGGTCAGCAGAAGCACCGATCGCGGTCGTCGGGAAAGGTGTCACCTTCGACACAGGTGGTTATTCAATCAAACCGAAAGACGGCATCGTTGGAATGAAAGGCGACATGGGTGGAGCGGCAGCCGTTCTCGGTCTATTTGAAGCACTCGGTCAGCTCAAGCCAGATGTTCACGTCATTGGTGTCATTCCAGCGACGGACAATATGATTTCAGGAGATGCCTTCAAACCGGATGATGTCATTACATCGATGGCGGGTAAAACGATCGAAGTCTTGAACACGGACGCAGAAGGACGGCTTGTCCTCGCTGACGCAGTCACGTACGTTAAAGAGTATCAGCCAAAAGCAATCATTGATCTCGCGACTTTGACAGGTGGTGTACTTGTTGCTCTTGGTACAGAAATCACAGGTGCTTTGACGAATGATGCGTCGCTCTACGAACGTTTTGAACAGGTGACGAAAGAGACGAATGAGATGGTTTGGCAAATGCCGTATGTCGATGCGTTCATCAAACAAGTCCGTCGTTCGGATGTAGCAGACTTGAACAACTCACCAGGACGAATGGGGCATATGATCTTCGGTGGTGCGTTCGTCGGCGAATTCGTTGGGGACACACCTTGGCTACACCTCGATATCGCTGGAACATCAGAACAAAATCAAGCGTCCGAGATTGGTCCAAAAGGCGCAACTGGTGTCATGGTCCGTAGCCTGTACCGGTTCGTCGAGCAAGAAAAATGA
- a CDS encoding MDR family MFS transporter → MSSTTTKTNTTPVVIGLLIGILVAAMDNTIVATAMPTIVSELNGFDQYAWVTSAYMIATVAGMPIFGKLSDMYGRKRFFLFGMLLFMVGSILCGMADSIIELSAYRALQGLGGGALMPIAFTIIFDIFPPEKRGKVSGLFGAVFGISSIFGPLLGAVLTDSLDWRWVFYINIPLGLIALGLVTVFYQESPVHRTQKIDYVGAFTLVAGLVLFLLALEMGGKEYAWSSPQILGLFGAALVAFVAFAFAERRAADPVITFSLFPRRLFAATQGVAFFYGFVFISASVFIPIFVQGVFGGSATNSGLILMPMLIASVISAQLGGQLPNKFGFRNVMIVSAVFFLLGVYLLSTMTLDTSRTAVTIYMIILGFGVGFSFSLLNLASINGIEMQRRGAATSMGSTFRTIGMTLGVTVLGIIQSRTFTSAVSDRLPQGGAPSGGQFPTADAFAKMPPEVATAIKTSLAESISTVYFWALIPAVLGVIFIFLMGNERPILSEQAAPEKKKQAQ, encoded by the coding sequence ATGTCTTCGACTACAACAAAAACGAATACGACACCTGTCGTCATCGGATTATTGATTGGGATTTTAGTCGCGGCGATGGATAACACGATCGTTGCGACAGCGATGCCGACGATCGTCAGTGAACTGAATGGGTTTGATCAGTATGCATGGGTCACGTCGGCTTACATGATCGCAACCGTTGCTGGGATGCCGATCTTCGGTAAACTGAGTGACATGTATGGAAGAAAACGCTTCTTCCTCTTTGGAATGCTCCTCTTCATGGTAGGGAGTATCTTGTGTGGAATGGCAGACTCGATCATTGAATTGTCTGCCTATCGTGCCTTGCAAGGGCTCGGTGGTGGGGCGTTGATGCCAATTGCCTTTACAATCATCTTTGATATCTTCCCACCGGAAAAACGGGGAAAAGTCAGTGGGTTGTTTGGAGCGGTCTTCGGTATCTCGAGTATCTTCGGACCGTTGCTTGGTGCCGTATTGACGGATTCCCTCGACTGGCGCTGGGTGTTTTATATCAATATCCCACTCGGATTGATTGCTCTTGGTCTCGTGACAGTTTTCTATCAGGAATCACCGGTGCACCGGACACAGAAAATCGACTACGTCGGTGCCTTTACGCTTGTCGCCGGATTAGTTTTATTCTTACTCGCGCTCGAAATGGGTGGCAAAGAGTATGCATGGTCTTCGCCACAAATTCTTGGTCTGTTCGGAGCAGCGCTAGTCGCGTTCGTTGCCTTCGCATTTGCTGAACGACGTGCTGCGGATCCCGTCATTACGTTCAGTCTATTCCCTCGTCGCTTATTTGCGGCAACACAGGGCGTTGCGTTCTTTTATGGATTCGTCTTCATCTCGGCGAGTGTATTCATTCCAATCTTCGTGCAAGGTGTCTTTGGTGGCAGTGCGACGAACTCCGGTCTGATCCTGATGCCGATGTTGATTGCCTCAGTCATCTCGGCGCAACTTGGTGGACAGTTGCCGAACAAGTTTGGATTCCGAAACGTCATGATTGTCTCGGCTGTCTTTTTCTTACTCGGTGTCTATCTCCTCAGTACGATGACGCTTGATACATCCCGAACTGCAGTCACGATCTATATGATCATTCTCGGCTTTGGGGTTGGATTTAGCTTCTCCTTGCTGAATTTAGCGAGTATCAATGGAATCGAGATGCAACGTCGTGGCGCAGCGACCTCGATGGGGTCAACATTCCGAACAATCGGGATGACGCTTGGTGTCACGGTTCTTGGAATCATTCAGTCACGAACGTTTACGTCAGCTGTCTCCGATCGGTTGCCGCAAGGTGGAGCGCCGTCGGGTGGACAATTCCCAACGGCTGATGCGTTTGCGAAGATGCCACCAGAAGTTGCGACAGCGATTAAGACGTCTCTTGCAGAATCGATCTCAACCGTCTATTTCTGGGCATTGATTCCAGCAGTGCTTGGTGTCATCTTTATCTTCTTGATGGGGAACGAGCGTCCGATTTTATCGGAACAAGCGGCTCCGGAAAAGAAAAAACAAGCTCAATAA